The Juglans microcarpa x Juglans regia isolate MS1-56 chromosome 2D, Jm3101_v1.0, whole genome shotgun sequence DNA window gagagttcTTTGCTTTTGAATATCCCACATACTTTCATTGCAAACAAATAACGAATCAACAAAATCAGAGTTGGTACCATCATTACCCACTACCCCTCCCAATATCAAAGAGCGATGCCCTGGAATCCAATGGTCTTGCCATATATTAATGGGTCTCGTATTCCCTATTCTCCACCTACAACCTGCCTCTAGCCATTTCTGTGCCTCCCAAATGCCACTCCAAGTATAGGATGGACATTTGCCCAAACCTGCCATCATAAAACTGGTGTGAAGGAAGTATTTAGCCTTTAGTAATTTGTGCAGTAAAGAGCCTTCATCTTGAGATAATCTCCAACCTTATTTTGCTAGTAAAGCAAGGTTAAAACTTCTTAAATTTGTCGATATAAACCATTGATTGCACCGTTTTCTTGGAACCAGGTGTAACCAAATTTGGTTGGAGGTGATCGAAGAATTGGCAGAAGTAGAAAGCTGAGAAAACCAATGGAAGCCTACATGCAACATTAAAGTCAAAGGCCATaatcaggaaaaaaattacctaaAGGGCAACCAAAACGCTACAGCTGTAAGACCACACCCTAAAGGACATTTTTGTCCATTCAAGTGTTAAGAAAAACGTAGCAAATAGCAATTGTCCCTTTATCTATAGAGAATAGatatccattatatatatatatatatatatatataataaagtggaaattaataattttaattttcaatattttctttaaagtaCGATTCTTGTTGACACATGCTACTGATAAAAACAAAgtgaataatattttagaatatccCATTGGTAATATTGGAATTAAGATTCCTTCAAgttattatttagaaaaaaaaaagttattataagaaattgaGCACCTTAAAGCTATGTTTGGTTTTTAAAGTGACCTCAACCcatttcaaatcaatcattgcTGAGaattactactttttcaactttttataaaaaagttaaacatatctcaacttatttcatacattcaCTTATCATATGAGATTTCAACTTTTCTCAACTTTTCTTCTACTTGAGATTTCATACATATCTCAacgtatttatatttaaacatatctcaatgagacccacagagcattactattcacagatcaactCAAATCATATGAGATCACCTCAACATTCTAATGTGGCCTAAGTATTGGACACATCTAAATTGCAAACAAGAGCATAGTTTCTTCTACTCGATATGGTCTTGTGAAGACGATCTTGCTCGATAATCCTGAGCAAGAGCATATTTTATTCCTGATTGGTGATCCTGAGTAGTGTCCTAGAAGCATTAGCCTTGCTTGGGAATACCAAGCTGAGCCAATTTGTTCAACACACTGCTCAAGATTACAGAGTTGAAGAAAATCTGCCCTTGCTCAAGATTATCGAGCAAGGCCAGTATGGTTAACACACTGCTTACAATATAAAGTAGAAGAAAATCAAACCTTGCTCAGGATTACTGAGCAAGGCCAGTCTGGCCAACATACTCTCACGATTACAGAGCAAAAGAGAATCTACCCTTGTTCAGGATTAGGGAGGAAGTCCACTCTCTACAAGATGACCTAGCGATAACCGATGAGGAAAGAAACTAAGCCCTTTCTTGGAAGCATCAAGCAAGGCCCATTTCTAGCTCGCGATCAGCGAGGAGGAAAAATTAAGTCATTGCTCGGGACTATCGAGCAAGGCCGATCTCTACAAGTCTTTCCGTTTATTGAGGAGGATAGGAACTAGGCTCTTGTTCAGGATCACCGAGCAAGGCCCATTCATACAAGACATTGTGCGTGATTATCGAGCATGAAGAAAACAAGCTCTTGCTCAGAATTCTTGAGCAAGGAAATCTCTACAAAACCTCCTTGCAATTACGGAGGAGAAAGAGACTAAGCCCTTCCTTTGGATCATCGAGCAAGGCTAGGTTTTACAAGACACTACTTGCAATTACTAAGTGCGAAGAAAATAAGCTCTGTCTTAGGATTACCGAGCAAAGTCGATCTCTACAAAACCTCATCGCGATTACTGAGCAGGAAATGAACTAAGTTCTTGCTCATGATCACCGAGCAAGTCCAATTTTGCAAGACACTAGTTGCAATTaccaaagtggaaaaaataactCTTGCTCATAATTACCAAGCAAGGTCGATCTTTACAAGATATCCTCACAATTACCAAACAAGAAAGAAActaaggggatgtttggattCTAAaatactttcatctcatcttatctaatcattacaagtttttcaaaattttaaataaaatataataaataattcctcgttttcaaatcccaaaaaaaaaataatattaaaaattatattcttacaatattttattcaactttcatcttatctcatcttaactcaactcaactcactatccaaacctctcctTAATCTTCTTGAAATCATCGAGCAAGGCTGATCTCTAAAAGATTGTTTTGTGTTTACCAAAGTGGAAAGAAGACAACCTACACCGAAGCACTAAAAAGGACCCCGATGGAGACATCAAAAGGACTTCCATGAAGTTTGTGGAAGAAGCTTTGCTCATTGCAAACTGCTAATGCTGTCAGAATGCTTCTATGGCATGCATGTACTAATGCCTGGCCTACTAGAGTCAATTTATACAATAGACATGTGATTACTGACTCTATATGCCCTGCCTGCTTGACTGAAGATGAGACCCTAGGTCATATTTTATGGACGTGCCTCAGCAAGGGATGTTTGGCTTCTAGGCTCAAGAGCTATCCAAAAGCTGCCATCACAACTGATTTTTGTAGTGTGTTTGAACAGATGTTTGACAGATTGGTATAGTAGGATTTGGCCTTTTTTGCTGTCATAGCTCGATTTGTATGGCTTAGAAGGAATACTTTCATTCATGATGGTTGTTTTCAATCACCTTCTTTTGTTTATAGGCAAGttgtcctagcatttgggggtTTTAGGGATGCAATGCAGCACCAACCTATGGCTAGACTTTTGACACAACTTGTTGCTTTATATTGGGAGCCTCCTCCTCCTACCTGAATTAAAGTGAATTGGGATGTGGCAATCAAAGATGATTGTAACAAAATTGGAGTTGGAGTGATTATTAGAGATTTTTCTGGTTCTATTCTTGCAAGTTTGATGTTGTTGTTGTGTAGATCCAACAATTACTAAAGCCAGGGGACTACTTgatgttgttttattttgtcaAGATATTGGCTTAGATTACCTAATATTTGAAGGTGACTCTAGACAGGTTGTTCAAGCAGCTTCATCAATGAAGGTCAAATGCAGGAAAACTTACATATCTTTGTTCAGACATACGAACTCTACTTGTTAATTCTAATTGGCAAATTCAGCATGTGAATGCTCACCAACTAGCAAGGAAAGTTGTGCTTTTAGAGAATGAATTAATAGACATAGATTGTGTTGATGATTGTATTCAATATATTGTAATGTCTGATGGCACTGTGATTAATATCAAGTATGcattttctaattaaaaaaaaaaaactcccacaaaaaagttaaactcatctcaacataattaatacattcaaatatttatctcaacctatttatatccaaacatatctcaataagacccacaaaatattattattcacagatcaaCTAAGATCATTTGAGTTCACCTCAGCATCTAAATGCAGCCTAAGTATTGGAATAGATCAGATAGACACATCAAGTGAACTCTACAACATTTAGTACTTATCAAGTTTTGTTTGTATATTTGGAGTAGTATTAAATATTGTAGGCCCACTTGAGGAATCTTCCCATTCATATTCAACATTTCAAATTAATCAACACATCTAAATTGTAAAGAAGTAATCGCTAACAGTTCTTAATTTGTAAGTGCAACTCAAGAAAATGAAGCTCAGTTGACGAGCAAGATTTCTTGAATAAAGTAGATAATACCACTCTCTAGCTAGGAACTTTCTCATTACTAGCTTGTACATCCGAATGGGAAAATTTACAATATTGTCTAGCGTACCAAGAAAATCCCGGAAAAGTTTTGGAGGCCCTCTATAAAgggatgagagaaaaaaaaattggtaaaaaggaaaaagacaaGATAAAAGAGAGGATGATCGAGGACTACAATATTGTTACAAAATCCTGGAAAAAGTAGCTGATCAAAATAGGAGATGCATGAAATCTTATGATCTCTGAGCTAGCTGGCTAGCTTCAAGGAACAGGATAAGACTTGTTATTACACATACATTTGTAAGCCATAGGGCATGTCTCGGCCTCTGCAAGAGATGCACAAATGAAGCTCACCATGACTAGTCGACATGGCGAGCAGGAGCCACATGCGTGAGAGCAGTCGGGCAAGCTTGACCCTGCAATTTGGACTGTATCGTGTCCATTTCTCTTAAGCGATTTCCTTTCCTTATAGAAATCAGGTTTTGCCATATTCATCCCATCTTTTGGTTTAGGCTCTGTACTGGAATGTGCATGGCCATGGCCTCCATGACCTGTTTAATTAACATGAGATCCATTATAAGCATAAATAACAAACATATTGAAATGCCTAAATTAATGTGCCTAACTTAAAAAACAGGAAGACCAGAGACTCGTACGTACGTGAGCGTGACCAGCCATTGTGCCTCGCGGACATCACTTCTGGAACAAGAAGGATAACAATGACAAGTACATGAACAGaaacacaacaaacaaaacCCTTCATGTCTTTGAGCATGTCTTTTCCTCTCTAATTTCTTTCTCTTGAGTAATTGATCAGCTTCGTAATTAGCAAGGAAAA harbors:
- the LOC121248877 gene encoding uncharacterized protein LOC121248877 gives rise to the protein MLKDMKGFVCCVSVHVLVIVILLVPEVMSARHNGWSRSRHGGHGHAHSSTEPKPKDGMNMAKPDFYKERKSLKRNGHDTVQIAGSSLPDCSHACGSCSPCRLVMVSFICASLAEAETCPMAYKCMCNNKSYPVP